The DNA sequence GGAATCCCGTACCACGGAGAAGTGCCCATCAGCCTGGGAGACGCCGTCTGTGAAGTGGCTCACGACTACAAGAAGAGGAAACACGTGTTCAAGCTGAGGTGAGAACTCGCCAAGCTCAGCTGCTGTTGTCCTTCCTCCTGACGGTGGTACTGTCTTTCTGTTTCAGACTCGGAGATGGAAAAGAATTCCTGTTCCAGGCCAAGGACGAGGTGAGCTGCAGATCCTAAGTAACATCAAGTGTTGGCGCCAGCCTGGTGGCCCCTAAAATACCCTGTGGTGTgcaacagggggcgctgtcaCGCCCTTCGAATGACTGTCCTTCTCTCTTTCAGTCTGAAATGAGTGCGTGGATCCGCTCCATCCTCAATTCCGTTCCCAGTGCACAAGGAGATTCTCCCGCAGGTCAGCGGGCCCTGAGCCGGGCCATGACCATGCCCCCCATCTCCCCAAGCTCAGGGGAAGCAGCCGGCGGCGTGACACTGCGGAACAAGGAGGGacgagagaaagacagagagaagaggtTCAGTTTCTTCGGCAAGAAAAAATAATGCACAAGGTTCTAGTGGGGAATCTGGAGAACTGGAATACTCGGATATcaaaccaggagcaggaggacctGCCCCCGCTGGTCCTCTTGCTCCTCTTCTATCACTTTTTTCATCCTAATCTTTCAGCTATGACGTGGACGGTTCCGCTCCAGAGTCCGGTCCAATCCCATCGGTCTCTTTCTGCTTTTGCTGTTGATGTTCTGACCTGAACTTTGCTGTTGCTGGTTTAATTCCCTTTCATTTGAATCTGTTTGGTTCTGCTAGCAGGCCTTTTAGGAATGAGGTCGTGAGTTTTAGCCGCGTGCCGTCACCGTCGTCTGTTTGAAAgttctaaaataataatatttaataaacagtttgatttttttatctttattttgcctgaaggttttttttttgctcaagtTTTTTTCTGTACAAACAGAGATAGTTTTctagagtgtgagtgtgtgtgtgtgtgtgtgcgagagagagagagagagagttgtggATTTTGCACGTTCCCCTTATTTCCATTTGGACCATCAGAACCAGACTTGGATGACCACAAACTTTGCTttgggtttttgttttcttcacacattcttttttttcagtgattcaCTTTTGTGGACAGAAACCTTGAAGCTTGTTCCAGTGCCGGACCTGTCAGAGGAGTCTTTCATATTAGAAGGCGCAATCGGCGTATTCTTACGATTGTCCAGTTCTCACACAGAAGGTCCAGGTCTTCCCGGGCCTGACAGCTTCAGTGAATGTCGGATCTGACACGTCCGAACCTGTTAGCCTTAAGTCGTGTCTGTCGGTTCATCAGGTTCCCCTCTCCAGCTTCGAATGTAAACCAACACCATCACGATTCCTTCACTGGACTGGAGAACGAGCGGGTCGGTTCTGGTCCGTGTTGGCATGGATCACaaaggggtggggggggggccgACATATCGCTGACGTCAGCAAATGTGTGAAATCGTTTGAAAACTTCAAGACTGACGAATGTTCCTCTTCCAAACTGTTGTCATGGTTCTGTATTTTCTGATGCAACTATACTGATGTACCAGGCTCTTCCACTTGGTGTCGACGTGGAGCTGTTTTCTTTAAGCTGTTGTTGTTTATCGATGTTTGGTCGTTAACAAATAAAATCTGGTTTGATCAAGTCCACGAGTCGGTTTCACGAGTCGAACACTTTAGATGGATGCAGCTGTTGAGGTCCATGTGGGAGGATGTGATGAAGGCTCATGATGcttctcctctccctcactTCCTTCCAGCACGTCTtcgtcactgcagcagcagacacacGTCTATCAGATAAGACTAGAGAAACCTGAACCTATCTTCCCTAACTTCAGACACGTTCTTCACAAATTTGAGCAGCTCTGACTGGCCTGCAGTACCTCGGCTTCCACAACGAGGGCGCTGGTGGGCGCCGCTTGCCTGCGAGTCAGCGCTGCGGGAGTCAAACCCACGACTCCCCGGACAAGATGGCTGCCGTGGTTGAGAATGTTGTCAAACTGTGAGTGTCATCGtctcttctctctcacctgcGGGCACTGACTCACGCAGAGTTCCGTTTAGAAGCACGTGCTCGAGCGGGACCCACAGTATCGCTCGGTTCGGAAGGTCCTGGAGCCAAATTACCGCTCTATTCGGAAGGTTGTACTGCTCGTATCTGCCCAGAGGAAGTTGCCGCAGATGACGTCGACGAGCCGTCAAACTCCCGAGATGGACGCCGAACTCTAATCTGTAATCTAATCTGACGCGGACGAGCAAAGTGGtcgaaaatgaatgaaaaaaacgaGATAACTCGAGCCTCGCTCTTCTCCTCCCGTTGAACGAGCCATTTCTCGAACgttccagtgacgtcacaagtgAAGTTGAGCCAGCCTTGCGTCACGTTGAACTCATGTTGTTGCGTTTTCGTTCGAAACTTGGGCGGACGCTACTTTTCCGGTTGTGGCGTGACCGACCTTccggtaaccatggcaacgctgTCGTGACCGACGTCAACTTGGTGTGACGTCACACCTCGAATAACCCGCGCCCCTCGTGGACCGGCGGGTTCTGAACTTCCAGTCGGGTTGTGTTGTGCAGGTTGGGGGAGCAGTACTACAGAGATGCCCTTGAGCAATGCCACAGTTACAATACCCGCCTGTGCGCCGAGCGCAGCGTCAGGCTGCCCTTCCTGGACTCCCAAACCGGCGTGGCCCAGAGCAACTGCTACATCTGGATGGAGAAGAGACAGCGAGCTCCAGGTGCAGAGCAAGGCTTTGACCGGACAACCCTCCGAGGGGGGTGAGAGCGCTGACGTTTGCAATCTCTGATGTTCCTCAGGTGCAGCTCCAGGCCAGCTGTACACCTATCCTTCCAGAAGGTGGCGCAAGAGACGCAGATCTCAACCACCTGAGGACCCAAGACTCATCTTCCCTCCGGTCAAGTCAGGTACCAGTCTGAGAGCTCTGTGATCTGAACCCTGAGAACCACCATCGACTGTGTTGTCTCCACAGAGATGGACCTGGGACTGAGGAAGGATTCCCTTTTGTCCACTGATGGCAGCAGTCTGGAGGCTTTGCTCAAGGGCGACTCCCTGGACAAGCGTTCCACCGCAGACCCTCGTGGGCCTGAAGAAGACTCCGGTCCGGCTGAGCTCACCCCAGCCATGAACCCGGCCACTCGGATCAGAAAGGTTGTTCTGAGTTCTGCTGTTGATCTGTGTTTGCCTTCTGACCGAAACTGTTTTGCCTACACAGAAGATCCTGGACCCTGAAGACTTCCTGGATGACCTGGACGATGAAGACTACGAGGAAGACACGCCTAAGAGACGCAGCAAAGGGAAGGGGAAGGTGAGCGCCTGTGGCTATgaaccactgagctaacctggtCTCCCCCTCTCTGTATGGACCCATCAGAACCACCAGTGTCGGGTTCGTGTTCTGCTCTGAAGCGTGTTCTCTGTGCTCAGGGTCGCGGAGCAGGCAGCGCCAGGAAGAAGCTGGACccagcagctctggaggacCGCGACAAGCCGTACGCCTGCGACAGTGAGTGTGTCGACATGAAACCtgtttgtgaatgaatgaactgccagttcctcctctgctgtgcgtgtgtttgtgtcatcaTTTACAAACAGACCTGATTAAGACACAACAGTCTcttatacacacacagacatgcacacacacaggtgtctGTTGTCAGTATCAGAACTGGCTCCCTGCAGGACTCGGACCTTCATTCTCTGCTGTCCCTCGTGTGTCGTGTCAATCATCtctgtctcttcttcttctcttcttttcttccagACGCTTTCAAACAAAAGCTCTTTCCCAAACCTTCTGAACGAGGTACCAGTTcctgtgtgcgtgcatgtgctTGTgttggtgtgcatgtgtgtgttagcCTCTTCTAGCCGACAACCTTCTCACAAGTCCATGATGTGTTGCAGTGTTGTCACCGGTATGTTGTGCTGTTGCGGTCATGGCAGTCTGCCCACTCTTCCTCTTTTGTGCTCTGATTCCGGTCCAGTTTGCGGCAAGCGCTACAAGAACCGCCCGGGCCTGAGTTACCACTACACCCACTCCCAcctggcagaggaggagggcggCGAGGAGAGGGACGAGCTGGACCTGAACGAGCCACCGGCACCGACACCACCAGGACAGACTAAGGGTGAGTGGCGCCTCTGCAACTTGAGATGAAGAATTTCCATTGTGGTGTCGCTCTTGCAGCTGTCAAGAGAGGTCCAGACGGCCGGGCGCTGCCCAACAACTACTGTGACT is a window from the Synchiropus splendidus isolate RoL2022-P1 chromosome 17, RoL_Sspl_1.0, whole genome shotgun sequence genome containing:
- the dpf2 gene encoding zinc finger protein ubi-d4 isoform X1, whose translation is MAAVVENVVKLLGEQYYRDALEQCHSYNTRLCAERSVRLPFLDSQTGVAQSNCYIWMEKRQRAPGAAPGQLYTYPSRRWRKRRRSQPPEDPRLIFPPVKSEMDLGLRKDSLLSTDGSSLEALLKGDSLDKRSTADPRGPEEDSGPAELTPAMNPATRIRKKILDPEDFLDDLDDEDYEEDTPKRRSKGKGKGRGAGSARKKLDPAALEDRDKPYACDNAFKQKLFPKPSERVCGKRYKNRPGLSYHYTHSHLAEEEGGEERDELDLNEPPAPTPPGQTKAVKRGPDGRALPNNYCDFCLGDSRTNHKTGQSEELVSCSDCGRSGHPSCLQFTPIMMAAVKTYRWQCIECKCCNMCGTSENDDQLLFCDDCDRGYHMYCLKPPMSEPPEGSWSCHLCLDLLKDKASIYQNSNMPPL
- the dpf2 gene encoding zinc finger protein ubi-d4 isoform X2, whose translation is MAAVVENVVKLLGEQYYRDALEQCHSYNTRLCAERSVRLPFLDSQTGVAQSNCYIWMEKRQRAPGAAPGQLYTYPSRRWRKRRRSQPPEDPRLIFPPVKSEMDLGLRKDSLLSTDGSSLEALLKGDSLDKRSTADPRGPEEDSGPAELTPAMNPATRIRKKILDPEDFLDDLDDEDYEEDTPKRRSKGKGKGRGAGSARKKLDPAALEDRDKPYACDICGKRYKNRPGLSYHYTHSHLAEEEGGEERDELDLNEPPAPTPPGQTKAVKRGPDGRALPNNYCDFCLGDSRTNHKTGQSEELVSCSDCGRSGHPSCLQFTPIMMAAVKTYRWQCIECKCCNMCGTSENDDQLLFCDDCDRGYHMYCLKPPMSEPPEGSWSCHLCLDLLKDKASIYQNSNMPPL